The Stygiolobus azoricus genome window below encodes:
- a CDS encoding class I SAM-dependent methyltransferase, producing MNEKEKTREAYEYIVHRRKPLEYLKLLGKKKTVVDVGCGSGQNCLATNADFKVCLDFSERQLMEAKKRGCENLVLADMEFVPFRDGSVDALLYIASLHHLSDPNKAVTEAVRVLKEGGDILVTVWLIQPKFFFRRHVVIRSSINGKIVERYYKLYYPWELKKLMEKFGFITLFSKNYRANSIFPNNSIYLGKKCARS from the coding sequence GTGAACGAGAAAGAAAAGACAAGGGAGGCCTACGAATACATTGTACACAGAAGAAAGCCTTTAGAGTACTTGAAACTATTAGGAAAGAAAAAAACAGTCGTGGACGTAGGATGCGGCTCTGGACAAAACTGTCTTGCGACAAATGCAGATTTCAAAGTTTGTTTAGACTTTTCAGAAAGACAACTAATGGAGGCAAAGAAGAGAGGGTGCGAGAACCTCGTTTTAGCTGACATGGAATTCGTGCCTTTTAGAGATGGGTCAGTAGATGCGCTACTTTATATAGCCTCTTTACACCACTTGAGCGATCCCAATAAAGCAGTAACAGAGGCAGTAAGGGTACTTAAAGAAGGGGGTGACATCTTAGTTACTGTTTGGTTAATACAGCCTAAGTTCTTCTTTAGGAGACACGTCGTTATCAGGAGCTCGATAAATGGTAAAATAGTTGAGAGGTACTATAAGCTTTATTACCCGTGGGAGCTGAAAAAACTCATGGAAAAATTCGGTTTCATTACATTATTCTCGAAAAACTATAGAGCAAATTCAATTTTTCCAAACAATTCTATTTACTTAGGGAAGAAATGTGCTCGATCCTAG
- a CDS encoding MoaD/ThiS family protein: MKIIVNLIRENKRLEVELPEKATVRDLLKKIGYRVQGSVVVRGDDPLIEDERLNDGDEVKVFLAASGG, from the coding sequence GTGAAGATTATAGTGAATCTAATAAGGGAAAATAAGAGGCTCGAAGTAGAGCTTCCTGAAAAAGCTACCGTTAGGGATTTACTCAAGAAAATTGGGTACAGAGTTCAAGGGAGTGTAGTCGTTAGGGGTGACGATCCTTTGATAGAAGACGAAAGGCTGAACGACGGAGACGAGGTCAAGGTATTCTTGGCTGCTTCAGGTGGTTAA
- a CDS encoding FAD-dependent oxidoreductase, with amino-acid sequence MEVAVIGGGIVGLFTAYYLLKEGANVTIYEKAFLGNGSVHAAGLIEPYRFDKINSVAMIRKMLKYKKLGVTDIKSVNTSWLFALLAELERPAPSEAWEIMRSMASFSLREYKNLAEEKNDFDYEESGLLELYYDKNALEKAIEEEKQSPFKPKFEVIDVKNFAGGVYFPELSKVDTFKFIDRITREIAKAKVIIKEVGRVTSNGVIDGGEKYDRVVLASGISLRKFGLPVMAFKGYGYRVKGNINIGVNYPFVLAEYGVAVAKNTDNIKITGGFDADFSDDSSRAEFFLSMASKVVDINYVYDLTMGYRPCSPDGFPIIGQYDSLVFSTGACRLGWSFAPAMGKMTSDMVLGRVSSYGYLSRYISGRNLRVDSR; translated from the coding sequence TTGGAAGTAGCCGTAATAGGAGGAGGGATCGTAGGTTTATTCACAGCTTATTACTTATTGAAGGAAGGAGCAAACGTAACAATTTATGAAAAAGCTTTTCTTGGAAATGGTTCTGTTCACGCTGCAGGTCTAATTGAGCCTTACAGGTTCGACAAAATCAATAGTGTAGCTATGATAAGAAAGATGTTAAAATACAAGAAACTTGGAGTGACCGATATAAAGTCTGTAAATACATCTTGGTTATTTGCGCTTCTTGCTGAATTAGAGAGACCGGCTCCTTCGGAAGCATGGGAAATAATGAGGTCTATGGCTTCGTTTTCCTTAAGGGAATATAAGAACCTTGCAGAAGAGAAGAACGACTTCGACTATGAAGAAAGCGGACTTCTAGAGTTATATTACGATAAGAACGCATTGGAAAAAGCTATAGAAGAGGAGAAACAAAGTCCCTTCAAACCTAAATTCGAGGTGATAGACGTCAAGAATTTCGCTGGCGGGGTCTACTTCCCTGAACTATCCAAGGTCGATACGTTTAAGTTCATTGACAGAATAACGAGAGAGATAGCTAAGGCTAAAGTTATAATTAAAGAGGTAGGAAGGGTGACTTCTAACGGTGTAATAGACGGTGGAGAAAAATACGACAGAGTGGTCCTAGCTTCAGGCATTTCCTTAAGAAAGTTCGGTCTACCTGTTATGGCATTTAAGGGTTACGGTTATAGAGTTAAAGGTAATATAAATATAGGTGTAAATTACCCGTTTGTCTTAGCAGAATACGGAGTTGCAGTTGCTAAAAACACAGATAATATAAAAATAACTGGAGGGTTTGACGCTGACTTCTCTGATGATTCTAGTAGGGCTGAGTTCTTCCTTAGCATGGCTTCGAAAGTCGTTGACATAAATTATGTTTATGACTTGACCATGGGTTACAGACCTTGTTCTCCTGATGGATTTCCTATAATAGGACAATATGACAGCTTAGTGTTCAGTACTGGAGCGTGTAGGTTAGGATGGAGTTTCGCCCCAGCTATGGGAAAGATGACTTCTGACATGGTCTTAGGGAGAGTGAGTTCTTACGGTTATCTCTCACGGTATATTAGTGGAAGAAATTTAAGAGTGGACTCAAGATAA
- a CDS encoding DUF1955 domain-containing protein: MAIVKSDLIKRLMDAKKFFINGYVDEGVKIVQDVLKLSPQKEEYNWFICNVIESVDCKYLFTILDKIGSSFDISKCQNLKNVVMCGIIQNIYNTHVDLALNSLVAQGKRDRLEDITKEIFKVNPDVNGEILYKLAEALRKAGDERDAVLLLQEACKKGIKEACSNAMVPPPRSVM, from the coding sequence ATGGCTATTGTTAAGTCGGACCTAATTAAACGTCTAATGGACGCGAAGAAGTTCTTCATCAACGGATATGTTGATGAAGGCGTTAAGATAGTTCAAGATGTTCTGAAACTCTCACCGCAGAAAGAGGAATATAATTGGTTTATATGCAATGTAATTGAGAGTGTAGATTGTAAATACTTATTCACGATTCTTGACAAGATAGGTTCGAGTTTTGATATTTCAAAGTGTCAGAATCTTAAAAACGTGGTAATGTGTGGTATAATACAAAACATCTATAACACTCACGTAGATTTAGCACTGAACTCTCTAGTGGCTCAAGGAAAAAGGGACAGACTGGAGGACATAACTAAGGAGATATTTAAGGTAAATCCCGATGTAAATGGAGAGATCTTATACAAATTGGCTGAGGCATTAAGGAAAGCAGGAGATGAGAGAGATGCAGTGTTACTGTTACAAGAGGCATGTAAGAAAGGAATAAAGGAGGCATGCTCCAACGCCATGGTTCCTCCGCCAAGATCTGTTATGTAA
- a CDS encoding DUF790 family protein: protein MLPWSLARFKLAKNKVVPLFCEEPEIVEEILSKFKVGLTLGEIKEELKYLEKIYNYKLIRGIFKVIVKYTKFEEDSPIDPLIIRRKLYEYGPVIENEEREKVIEKISKELGIDPIKYMFSDLEDEKKIMELPPLTPQDVIKAYNLSLLQTLLFKAYKLSVYVSSNWKEIVRRAKLLGLMYFAYKPLRLEFIGPATLLKMNEKYGRNFAILLPYIVSAGHWRIEADIVLGKKKKRIYKLEIEDYRNILKETVDEKVFDSSVEERFYYEFNSLSSGWKLLREPEPIVVGDKIFIPDFLVEKGNLKVYIEIVGFWTDEYIREKVRKLKEVKEPILILLNEELSLGDYDGDNVIKFKKKVDVMKVYKWLKDLEAKSLENVKIEYSLNKDVVSIKEIAEKLKVPNNLIRKNLRQFPGYVFLKNYYIKEELLEKLRKVDFNGESLSSLRSKYGEYIIEVLEYLGYKIVWKNITDAVVVRQNGGTEKR from the coding sequence GTGTTACCTTGGTCGTTAGCGAGATTTAAGCTCGCAAAGAATAAAGTAGTACCTTTGTTCTGTGAAGAGCCTGAGATAGTCGAAGAGATCCTCTCTAAGTTTAAGGTCGGGTTAACTTTAGGAGAGATAAAAGAAGAACTAAAATATTTAGAGAAAATTTATAATTATAAACTCATAAGGGGTATATTCAAAGTCATAGTGAAATACACTAAATTTGAGGAGGATTCTCCTATAGATCCTTTAATTATAAGAAGAAAATTATACGAGTACGGACCGGTAATAGAAAATGAAGAAAGAGAAAAAGTCATAGAAAAAATAAGCAAAGAATTAGGAATAGACCCTATAAAGTACATGTTCTCCGATCTCGAAGATGAAAAGAAAATTATGGAATTACCGCCCCTGACGCCACAAGATGTGATTAAAGCTTATAACCTATCCCTATTGCAAACTCTACTGTTTAAAGCTTACAAGCTCTCTGTTTATGTATCGTCTAACTGGAAGGAAATAGTGAGGAGAGCAAAATTATTAGGGTTAATGTATTTCGCGTATAAACCCTTAAGGCTTGAGTTCATCGGACCTGCTACCTTATTAAAAATGAATGAAAAATACGGACGGAATTTCGCCATTCTATTACCTTATATCGTCTCTGCAGGCCACTGGAGGATAGAGGCTGATATCGTATTGGGAAAAAAGAAGAAGAGGATATATAAGCTAGAGATAGAAGATTATAGGAACATTCTAAAGGAAACTGTAGATGAAAAAGTCTTCGACAGTTCAGTTGAAGAGAGGTTTTATTATGAGTTTAACTCCTTGTCATCAGGCTGGAAATTGCTAAGGGAACCAGAACCGATAGTGGTTGGAGATAAGATATTCATCCCCGATTTCCTTGTCGAGAAGGGGAACCTGAAAGTCTATATAGAGATAGTAGGCTTTTGGACTGACGAGTACATCAGGGAAAAAGTAAGGAAACTTAAGGAGGTAAAGGAACCGATCTTAATACTTTTAAACGAGGAACTGAGCTTAGGAGATTATGATGGAGACAACGTAATCAAATTTAAGAAAAAAGTAGACGTAATGAAAGTTTATAAGTGGCTTAAAGACCTTGAGGCAAAGAGCTTAGAGAACGTGAAAATTGAATACTCCCTTAATAAGGATGTGGTAAGTATTAAGGAGATAGCGGAGAAACTTAAAGTCCCAAACAACTTGATCAGAAAGAACCTCAGGCAGTTCCCAGGCTATGTGTTCCTCAAGAACTATTACATAAAGGAGGAACTGTTGGAGAAGTTACGTAAGGTAGATTTTAATGGAGAGAGTCTATCTTCTTTGAGGTCAAAATATGGTGAGTACATCATAGAAGTATTAGAATATTTAGGCTACAAAATAGTGTGGAAGAATATAACTGATGCTGTAGTGGTTCGACAAAATGGTGGAACTGAAAAACGATGA
- a CDS encoding DEAD/DEAH box helicase family protein, which produces MVTLRYFKGLLVLDVYAPGAKWSDELKAYITYAYKYAEVKKYFRSEGVDIQDYVFDNTPPFPSIVDEIKLRDYQFEALRSWILRGKRGVIVLPTGAGKTIVALKAIASLRESTLVVVPTIDLMHQWANSIREILKADVGEIGGGVDKVSGITVITYDSAYTRAEELGNKFFFVIFDEVHHLPSEGYSLMAKMYAAPHRMGLTATPEREDGKHIMYPDLVGPIVYRKGVEDFAGKYIASFDIKKVYVKMTEEEERKYKELRSNLKKFLEKRNLTLRSLDDFNRLVRLASKDKEAREALLAWHESLKIAVNSKAKVDKLKELLKEFKDEKIIIFTRDTQLAYDLSKLFLIPVVTYKTSKDERKEILEKFRKGVYRVIVASTVFDEGVDVPDANIGIVLGGYGTKRQYLQRLGRLLRGKDKNALLIEIITKGTADYKLSKRRSYIS; this is translated from the coding sequence TTGGTAACGCTCAGATACTTTAAAGGTCTACTCGTATTAGACGTATATGCTCCAGGGGCTAAGTGGTCCGATGAGCTAAAGGCATACATAACTTATGCCTATAAATATGCCGAAGTAAAAAAGTATTTCAGAAGTGAGGGTGTGGATATACAAGACTATGTATTTGATAATACTCCTCCTTTTCCGTCGATCGTTGACGAGATAAAACTTAGGGACTACCAGTTCGAGGCCCTGAGGTCTTGGATATTACGAGGAAAGAGGGGGGTAATAGTACTTCCTACTGGAGCTGGGAAAACTATTGTCGCTTTAAAGGCTATCGCTTCCTTAAGGGAGAGCACACTGGTGGTAGTGCCGACAATTGATCTAATGCATCAGTGGGCAAATTCCATAAGGGAGATATTGAAGGCAGATGTAGGGGAAATAGGAGGAGGAGTGGACAAGGTCTCTGGCATCACGGTAATAACTTATGACTCAGCTTATACAAGGGCTGAAGAGTTAGGTAACAAGTTCTTTTTCGTAATTTTCGATGAGGTTCATCATCTTCCTTCCGAAGGTTACTCTCTCATGGCTAAAATGTATGCAGCACCGCACAGGATGGGCTTGACAGCGACTCCTGAAAGGGAGGACGGAAAGCATATAATGTATCCGGATTTGGTAGGACCTATAGTCTATCGAAAAGGGGTAGAGGACTTTGCAGGAAAATACATAGCCAGTTTCGACATAAAGAAGGTTTATGTTAAAATGACTGAAGAGGAAGAGAGAAAGTATAAAGAATTAAGGTCTAATCTAAAGAAATTTCTCGAGAAAAGAAACCTGACTTTACGTAGCTTAGATGACTTTAACAGACTTGTGAGATTAGCCTCGAAAGATAAGGAGGCTAGAGAAGCCCTTTTAGCTTGGCATGAATCCTTAAAGATTGCGGTAAACTCAAAAGCTAAGGTAGACAAATTAAAGGAGCTTTTGAAGGAGTTCAAGGACGAAAAAATAATCATATTCACGAGGGACACACAATTAGCCTATGACCTTAGTAAGTTATTTTTAATTCCCGTTGTGACTTATAAGACCAGTAAGGACGAAAGGAAGGAAATTTTGGAAAAGTTCAGGAAGGGAGTTTACAGAGTGATAGTTGCATCTACTGTGTTTGATGAAGGAGTAGACGTTCCTGACGCTAACATAGGCATAGTATTGGGCGGTTACGGTACTAAGAGACAGTACTTACAGAGGCTCGGCAGATTATTGAGAGGAAAGGACAAGAATGCTCTCCTTATAGAGATAATAACTAAGGGTACAGCAGACTACAAGCTAAGTAAGAGGAGGAGTTATATCTCGTAA
- a CDS encoding winged helix-turn-helix transcriptional regulator: MDGIDKKIIISLFKDGRISQRKIAEDVNLSATSLNYRFNKLIEDGVIRSFKLTVNPNFYNKYYAFVSFKNEKDFNAPFINVKVKCLEELNVYRIQGDSYNDLTDKISTMAKELGEPKMTYIPVQTPAKPSGVDIEIVKELLRNPRAEPSELAKVINIPTKTIQRRINALISKNAIKVIPIVDLSRADIVVFAVFSKIVTKLTMLDSCKFLSFVEGERGLTVCATENIKVADGYVKKVREIDNEAEVMVATDYDINNDVVLKELEDIENRAITSVK; encoded by the coding sequence ATGGATGGAATAGATAAAAAGATTATTATTTCATTATTCAAGGACGGTAGGATTTCACAGAGGAAGATTGCTGAAGATGTTAATCTCTCTGCTACTTCACTTAATTATAGGTTTAACAAGTTAATTGAAGATGGAGTTATAAGGTCATTTAAGCTTACCGTCAATCCCAATTTTTATAATAAGTATTACGCGTTCGTCTCTTTCAAGAACGAAAAGGACTTTAACGCACCATTTATAAACGTGAAAGTAAAGTGCTTAGAGGAACTTAACGTTTACAGAATACAAGGAGATTCTTACAATGACCTAACAGATAAGATATCTACAATGGCTAAGGAATTAGGAGAACCAAAGATGACTTATATTCCTGTTCAAACACCTGCTAAGCCCTCTGGAGTAGATATAGAGATAGTTAAGGAGTTGTTAAGGAACCCAAGGGCTGAACCTAGTGAACTAGCGAAGGTAATAAATATACCTACAAAGACAATTCAGAGGAGGATAAATGCGTTAATAAGTAAAAACGCTATAAAGGTGATACCTATAGTCGATTTGTCAAGGGCTGATATTGTAGTATTTGCTGTGTTCTCTAAGATAGTCACGAAACTGACTATGTTGGATAGCTGTAAGTTCTTATCATTTGTGGAAGGAGAAAGAGGACTTACCGTTTGTGCCACAGAGAACATAAAGGTTGCAGACGGTTATGTGAAGAAAGTTAGGGAAATAGATAACGAAGCTGAAGTAATGGTCGCTACAGACTATGATATAAATAATGACGTAGTACTAAAGGAACTTGAGGATATAGAGAATAGGGCTATAACTTCGGTTAAATGA
- a CDS encoding ABC transporter permease, which produces MKLSLLLLLLSISLLLLGILISVISIQQKYVEIYNFGYGNVAIPPNDWQEYYWAVLVKGYPSATVFYDGKFVNLQNVCNYTLPATSYYTYVVKGYVQPYAFLSPISMFLILTGTLIGFKGTTLFFQERILGEDLVKGYAVGGSLTRYALKRLSSSLVSLILAFVVIIILEYLHGRNLYYALLGFLEFNAGVSSYFKVSITSLILTTLSYTTLLLGISFSLTVYLSAFLVIYGLQSPLISKIMDMWKYIGSALASWVFAMIIVYLLHFFTGLLPYGTPKNDILPYLVMPVISLFFPFIGIFVNRMLTTIPTTPFSIKGLDRKIVIYRHVLGNATVVMLSSISSAFVEMLLAEMLVEGIFQWPGFGLLLKYAVFNGDYKVVEGSMLTYSTLAVLSNLVTDLVYGVLDPRVTR; this is translated from the coding sequence TTGAAATTAAGCTTACTATTACTACTCTTATCAATTTCACTACTATTACTCGGTATATTAATTTCTGTAATTTCTATACAGCAAAAATATGTGGAAATATATAATTTCGGCTACGGAAACGTTGCAATTCCTCCAAATGATTGGCAAGAGTATTACTGGGCTGTTCTAGTAAAAGGTTATCCTAGTGCTACAGTATTTTACGATGGTAAGTTCGTAAACCTTCAAAATGTGTGTAATTACACTTTGCCAGCAACTTCATATTATACATACGTTGTGAAGGGATATGTTCAACCCTACGCTTTTCTTTCGCCGATAAGCATGTTTTTAATCCTTACTGGTACACTAATCGGTTTTAAGGGTACTACTCTCTTCTTTCAAGAGAGAATTTTGGGAGAAGATCTTGTAAAGGGTTATGCTGTAGGCGGTTCATTAACTAGATATGCTCTGAAACGTTTAAGTAGCTCATTAGTCTCGTTAATACTGGCCTTCGTAGTAATAATAATCCTTGAGTACTTACACGGTAGAAATCTTTATTACGCCTTATTAGGGTTCCTTGAGTTTAATGCAGGAGTTTCATCTTACTTTAAGGTAAGTATCACCAGCCTCATATTGACTACGCTGTCATATACCACGCTATTGCTAGGTATATCCTTCTCTCTAACGGTATACCTTAGCGCTTTCTTGGTAATTTACGGGTTACAAAGTCCATTAATAAGTAAGATTATGGACATGTGGAAATACATAGGCTCTGCCTTAGCTTCTTGGGTATTTGCTATGATTATAGTTTACCTCCTTCACTTTTTCACTGGCCTTCTTCCCTATGGAACGCCTAAAAATGATATACTGCCTTATTTAGTAATGCCAGTAATCTCACTGTTCTTCCCCTTTATAGGCATTTTCGTTAATAGAATGCTAACTACAATCCCTACAACGCCATTTTCCATAAAGGGACTTGATAGAAAGATCGTCATATACAGACACGTATTGGGAAATGCCACTGTAGTTATGCTTTCTTCTATTTCATCAGCATTTGTTGAGATGTTACTTGCGGAGATGTTGGTAGAAGGCATTTTCCAATGGCCTGGTTTCGGACTACTGTTAAAATATGCTGTTTTTAATGGAGACTATAAGGTAGTTGAGGGCTCGATGCTAACATATTCAACCTTAGCAGTCCTTTCCAATTTGGTTACTGATTTAGTTTACGGTGTGTTAGATCCGAGGGTGACTAGATGA
- a CDS encoding peptide ABC transporter permease — protein MRRRFVIVFTIFLIIVSISVFFDVYKLPKEEPLQPPSYQYPLGTYIDGSNMINLNAIAIVDTLMFGGLVGVGEVTLALAYGIMAGVYGGVVRSVMVRFIDALNSLPRLPLLLSIALFYGVPTGNSLKANFFLTVLIVMLTGWNIYARQITELVYTSSVGKSTRRILGKVDIKLVFRSVKRQGLNLLVPSCIDGIATYTGMGVIGGVGDPNYPTLTTLLNIASHLLYDWWLFLVPAVFRGIVLVLLLILADEIRRL, from the coding sequence ATGAGGAGGAGATTTGTCATTGTTTTTACAATATTTCTTATAATTGTGAGTATAAGTGTATTTTTTGACGTTTATAAGCTTCCTAAGGAAGAACCTTTACAGCCACCCTCCTATCAGTATCCCTTAGGGACTTACATAGATGGTAGTAACATGATCAATCTAAATGCTATAGCAATAGTTGACACGCTAATGTTCGGAGGGCTAGTAGGGGTTGGAGAGGTAACTTTAGCATTGGCTTACGGTATTATGGCCGGAGTTTATGGAGGAGTAGTGAGGAGTGTCATGGTGAGATTTATAGACGCTCTGAATTCTTTACCTAGGTTACCCTTACTTCTTTCCATAGCTCTATTTTACGGTGTACCTACTGGTAACTCGTTGAAGGCTAACTTCTTCTTAACAGTATTAATTGTAATGCTCACGGGTTGGAACATATATGCAAGGCAGATAACAGAGTTAGTTTACACTTCCTCAGTAGGTAAATCCACTAGAAGGATTTTAGGTAAAGTAGACATCAAGTTGGTGTTTAGAAGTGTCAAAAGACAAGGGTTAAACCTCTTAGTGCCGAGTTGCATTGATGGAATTGCTACATATACTGGAATGGGTGTAATAGGTGGAGTTGGAGATCCTAATTACCCTACTTTAACTACTTTACTGAATATAGCTTCTCATTTACTTTATGATTGGTGGCTGTTCTTAGTTCCTGCTGTTTTTAGGGGAATAGTTCTTGTTCTGTTACTTATTCTTGCAGACGAGATAAGGAGGTTATGA
- a CDS encoding ATP-binding cassette domain-containing protein yields MDNKLNCFTAVINDHTGILGQRDSGKEEIFKATFRVVKAKGRISLDGVNILELGEEDLRKILWTRISWMPYDVSQLFNPIYDVASHFVEIVVSHNLGSSEYALDLAKEKLKILGLNPEEILKSYVFQLSPLKLKKTAIALATFIEPDYVFIDDIEYGISEVDQIQIVNSLIDLMSVMPSKFLISDNDAAVLSRLTDKVIVIYNGEVVEEGYNVLSDPLHPYTIDVIRGYVIPDGKTSSGCVYSNSCLYSSLKCQTKKPELIRIGKRMVRCHLYPTM; encoded by the coding sequence GTGGATAACAAGTTAAACTGTTTTACAGCTGTAATTAATGATCACACTGGAATATTAGGTCAAAGGGATAGTGGAAAGGAAGAAATATTTAAGGCAACATTTAGGGTAGTAAAGGCTAAAGGAAGGATAAGTTTAGATGGAGTAAACATCCTAGAATTAGGAGAAGAAGATCTTAGAAAAATCCTTTGGACTAGAATAAGCTGGATGCCTTATGATGTTTCTCAACTTTTTAACCCTATCTACGATGTTGCTTCACACTTTGTTGAAATTGTTGTTAGCCACAACTTAGGAAGTTCAGAATACGCATTAGACTTAGCTAAGGAAAAATTGAAAATTCTTGGTCTAAACCCCGAGGAAATACTCAAGAGTTATGTCTTTCAGCTGTCTCCGTTAAAGTTAAAGAAAACTGCTATAGCGTTAGCAACTTTTATTGAACCCGATTACGTATTCATAGACGATATAGAATACGGGATCAGTGAGGTTGATCAAATACAAATAGTCAACTCACTTATAGACCTCATGTCTGTAATGCCTAGTAAGTTTTTAATCTCTGATAATGACGCTGCTGTTCTCTCCCGTCTTACTGATAAGGTTATAGTAATTTACAATGGTGAAGTAGTTGAAGAAGGATATAACGTGTTATCAGATCCACTTCATCCTTATACTATAGACGTGATAAGAGGATATGTAATCCCTGATGGGAAAACTTCCTCAGGATGTGTGTATAGTAATTCATGTTTATACTCCTCTCTTAAATGTCAAACTAAAAAACCTGAGCTAATTAGAATCGGTAAAAGGATGGTAAGATGTCATCTCTATCCGACCATGTAA
- a CDS encoding MFS transporter codes for MAENKSSLIYAAIFLVLITLSDRATNNMVTTTVPLLGKYVLHFSNTVVGLLSTVIFAFTFVATSYINPSLNAITRKRVFIISNGFIVLSLLLYYYSNVFTIWIISALAGLIFGLVMPNLITAASLANDQKSAERLLALYSTSLSLSLIIGPALETYLLTRVGYREIFLWFIPLAMVAFILSTKLKFPEVKRESKGISALKNKGFISSILSITTYNVPFAAFTTFLAILAKERFNVPDFEAYSVFLPFFTISFLTRLSMTIRPFSDLRMPLAISIGITIAGLLGILYAPSYTAFLLVIALLGIPHGSIFPMSTIMISRATTIAERNAVNSYFLAYNNVLFLAVPAVVGFVSTYLGLSLTMTLLVLPVLVTAITFFKMFWRDKILRG; via the coding sequence ATGGCGGAGAACAAGTCAAGTTTAATATATGCAGCTATATTTCTTGTTTTAATAACACTATCAGATAGAGCAACTAATAACATGGTAACTACAACAGTTCCCTTACTTGGAAAATATGTTTTGCATTTCTCTAACACAGTAGTAGGACTTCTATCTACGGTAATCTTTGCCTTTACTTTCGTGGCTACATCATATATTAATCCTTCGTTGAACGCAATTACTAGGAAGAGAGTATTCATAATTTCTAACGGTTTTATCGTTTTGTCTCTTCTACTTTATTATTATTCTAACGTATTTACAATCTGGATCATATCAGCTTTAGCAGGTCTGATATTTGGCTTAGTTATGCCGAATCTAATAACCGCAGCGAGCTTAGCAAACGATCAAAAATCAGCCGAAAGGTTGTTGGCATTATATTCTACAAGTCTGAGCCTAAGCCTAATAATAGGTCCGGCACTTGAAACTTACCTCCTGACGAGGGTTGGTTACAGAGAAATCTTCTTGTGGTTCATTCCGTTAGCTATGGTAGCGTTTATTTTATCCACTAAGCTGAAATTCCCAGAAGTGAAAAGGGAAAGTAAGGGAATATCAGCCTTAAAGAACAAAGGTTTTATCTCTTCAATACTGTCAATAACGACTTATAACGTACCTTTTGCGGCATTTACAACTTTCTTAGCTATCTTAGCCAAAGAGAGATTTAATGTTCCGGACTTTGAGGCGTATTCTGTTTTCCTGCCTTTCTTTACAATATCATTTCTGACTAGACTTTCAATGACTATTAGACCCTTCAGTGATCTTAGAATGCCTTTAGCAATATCGATAGGTATTACAATTGCTGGACTGCTTGGAATTCTGTATGCTCCTTCATACACAGCTTTTCTCCTGGTAATAGCTTTGCTCGGTATACCTCACGGCTCTATCTTTCCAATGTCTACGATAATGATAAGCAGAGCTACTACAATCGCGGAAAGAAACGCTGTAAATTCATATTTCTTGGCTTATAATAATGTTTTATTCCTGGCAGTTCCAGCTGTAGTAGGGTTTGTATCGACATATTTAGGTTTGTCCCTGACTATGACGCTTCTGGTGCTCCCAGTGTTAGTTACGGCGATAACGTTCTTTAAGATGTTTTGGAGAGACAAGATTTTGAGGGGTTAG